From the Sebastes umbrosus isolate fSebUmb1 chromosome 2, fSebUmb1.pri, whole genome shotgun sequence genome, one window contains:
- the eprs1 gene encoding bifunctional glutamate/proline--tRNA ligase isoform X3, which yields MALNLTINTSNPPLGALLTAEHVKGSVQVSVEEGKDTQLHVSDAIQFNDANSISRYLARVAPALGLYGANLMEQTEVDHWLEFSARRLCGQSDLSVALGELDKALSLRTFLVGHALTLADLSVWAALKGHGEWPSQGKSFSHVNRWFSFLSSQVAFTAVGNKYTSKRAPMRKSSSDEKKQDLGKFAELPGAEMGKVVVRFPPEASGYLHIGHAKAALLNQHYQVTFKGKLIMRFDDTNPEKEKEDFEKVILEDVAMLQIHPDQFTYTSDHFLTIMRFGEQLLSEGKAYIDNTPPEQMKQEREQRTESKNRNNTVEQNMKMWTEMKAGTESGQTCCMRAKIDMNSNNGCLRDPTLYRCKNTPHPRTGTTHKVYPTYDFACPIVDSLEGVTHALRTTEYHDRDEQFYWIIDALRLRKPYIWEYARLNLNNTVLSKRKLTWFVDQGYVEGWEDPRFPTVRGVLRRGMTVEGLKQFIAAQGGSRSVVNMEWDKIWAFNKKLPISCLKVIDPVAPRYTALSSSYVVPVSVSEATEEMKEVAKHPKNAEVGMKNVWFGPRVLVEGADAETFSVGEMVTFINWGNLIITKINKGADGKVVSMEARLNLENKDYKKTTKITWLADTSSAPMLPTICINYQPLISKAVITKEDDFKDFINKNSKLEEKMLGDPCLKNLKKGDIIQLQRRGFYICDQTYEPVSPNSCKESPCVLLYIPDGHTKEMPTAGSKDKSKASSNEPASTPAKAASTSAPAPASASAGDVFSSIVAQGEAVRLLKVAKAPKEEVDKAVQQLLSLKAQFKQQTGMDYKPGMAPPTSAPAPPTTSADTTSCPFTLVSQQGELVRKLKAEKAPKDQVDAAIKQLLVLKAEYKQATGQEYKPGAAPVEKASAPVQKAAAPVQKAAAPVQNNPSPAPAATGLYEKVAEQGEEVRKLKVGKAPKDQVEAAVKQLLALKAEYKQQTGQDYKPGLQAPGSQAKTQSSPPSTQSSSPPQAQELFSQVSQQGELVRKLKSEKAPKDQVEEAVKALLDLKSQYKTLTGQEYKPVAAAGATGGEDKNRKERENKSEKQGGGGQGGGKKGKGDKAGQGKEASGGAGGSGEGQGPKKQTRLGLEAKKEENLADWYSQVITKAEMIEYYDVSGCYVLRPWAYSIWEAIQDFFNREIRKMGVENCYFPMFVSQAALEKEKTHIEDFAPEVAWVTRSGKTELAEPIAVRPTSETAMYPAYAKWVQSHRDLPIKLNQWCNVVRWEFKHPQPFLRTREFLWQEGHTAYATKEEAAEEVLEILDLYARVYEELMAIPVVKGRKTEKEKFAGGDYTTTVEAFISASGRAIQGATSHHLGQNFAKMFEIMFEDPKKPGEKQLAYQNSWGITTRTIGVLTMVHGDNMGLVLPPRVACLQVVIIPCGITATLPEPEKEALLTQCSKYLKRLQAAGIRVKTDLRDNYSPGWKFNHWELKGVPIRLEVGPKDMQQRQCVTVRRDSGVKTTIPEAEVEKKLVVMLEDIQTNLFNKASDDLKRNMVPADTMEQFQKELDQGKMVQIPFCGGIECEDWIKKTTAKDQDLEPGAPSMGAKSLCIPFSPLKTLQPGQMCVSGKEPAQYYTLFGRSY from the exons GAGCGCTTCTGACAGCAGAGCATGTGAAGGGCAGCGTGCAGGTATCAGTGGAGGAAGGCAAAGACACCCAGCTTCACGTCTCAGA TGCGATCCAGTTCAATGATGCCAACTCCATCAGTCGGTACTTGGCTCGGGTGGCTCCGGCTCTTGGCCTCTACGGAGCCAACTTGATGGAGCAGACTgag GTCGACCACTGGTTGGAGTTCAGTGCTCGCCGTCTGTGTGGCCAGTCTGATTTGAGCGTAGCGCTGGGTGAATTGGACAAGGCCCTTTCCCTGCGGACCTTCCTGGTTGGACATGCCCTCACCCTGGCTGACTTGTCTGTCTGGGCTGCCCTCAAAG GTCATGGGGAGTGGCCGAGCCAGGGCAAATCCTTCTCTCACGTCAACCGCTGGTTCTCTTTCCTGAGCTCCCAGGTTGCCTTCACTGCTGTGGGCAACAAGTACACCAGTAAGAGAGCTCCAATGAGGAAATCAAGC TCAGATGAGAAGAAGCAAGATCTTGGCAAATTTGCGGAGTTGCCGGGAGCTGAGATGGGCAAGGTGGTAGTTCGGTTCCCCCCTGAGGCCAGCGG ATACCTGCATATCGGCCATGCCAAGGCTGCTCTGCTCAACCAGCACTACCAGGTCACATTTAAAGGCAAGCTCATCATGCGCTTCGACGACACCAACCCTGAGAAGGAAAAGGAGGACTTTGAGAAG GTCATCCTTGAAGATGTCGCCATGCTCCAGATTCACCCTGACCAGTTCACCTACACCAGCGACCATTTTCTTACCATAATGCGATTTGGTGAACAGCTGCTTTCTGAGGGCAAGGCCTACATCGACAACACACCTCCTGAGCAGATGAAGCAGGAGAGGGAGCAGCGCACAGAgtcaaaaaacagaaataaca CGGTAGAGCAGAACATGAAGATGTGGACAGAGATGAAAGCTGGGACAGAGAGCGGTCAGACCTGCTGCATGAGGGCCAAGATTGACATGAACTCCAACAACGGCTGCCTGAGAGACCCCACCCTCTACCGCTGCAAGAACACTCCTCACCCTCGCACCGGAACCACCCACAA AGTCTACCCAACATACGACTTTGCCTGTCCCATCGTGGACAGTTTGGAGGGTGTGACCCATGCTCTTAGGACCACTGAGTACCACGATCGTGACGAGCAGTTCTACTGGATAATCGACGCTCTGCGCCTCAGGAAGCCCTACATCTGGGAGTACGCCCGACTCAACCTCAACAACACCGTGCTGTCCAAGAGAAAGCTCACCTGGTTTGTCGACCAGGGATACGTCGAAGGATG GGAGGACCCTCGCTTCCCCACTGTCAGAGGAGTCCTGAGGAGAGGAATGACCGTGGAGGGTCTGAAGCAGTTCATAGCTGCCCAG GGTGGATCCCGGTCAGTGGTGAACATGGAGTGGGACAAGATCTGGGCCTTCAATAAGAAG CTGCCAATTAGCTGTCTGAAG gttaTTGACCCAGTAGCTCCCAGGTACACGGCTCTGTCCAGCTCCTATGTGGTTCCCGTCTCCGTCTCAGAGGCTacagaggagatgaaggaggtgGCCAAACACCCTAAG AACGCAGAGGTGGGCATGAAGAACGTCTGGTTTGGACCTCGAGTTCTGGTTGAAGGAGCCGATGCCGAGACCTTCTCCGTAGGAGAGATGGTCACCTTCATCAACTGGGGCAACCTCATCATCACCAAGATCAACAA AGGGGCTGATGGTAAGGTCGTGTCCATGGAGGCTCGTCTGAACCTGGAGAACAAGGACTACAAGAAGACGACAAAGATCACGTGGCTGGCTGACACAAGCAGCGCCCCCATGCTGCCCACCATCTGCATAAACTACCAGCCTCTCATCTCCAAAGCCGTCATCACCAAAGAAGACGACTTCAAGGACTTCATTAACAAAAACAGCAAG TTGGAGGAGAAGATGCTCGGAGATCCTTGTCTGAAGAACCTGAAGAAAGGTGACATCATCCAGCTCCAGAGGCGGGGCTTCTACATCTGTGACCAGACGTATGAGCCAGTCAG TCCTAACAGCTGTAAGGAGAGTCCCTGTGTCCTGCTCTACATTCCTGATGGACACACCAAGGAGATGCCGACTGCTGGATCCAAGGACAAGAGCAAGGCCTCCAGCAATGAA CCTGCCTCAACCCCTGCAAAGGCTGCCTCCACCTCTGCCCCAGCGcctgcctcagcctcagccGGTGACGTGTTCTCCAGCATAGTAGCACAAGGGGAAGCTGTCCGTCTGCTAAAGGTTGCCAAGGCTCCTAAAGAAGAAGTGGACAAGGCAGTCCAGCAGCTGCTCTCTCTAAAG gcacaGTTTAAGCAACAGACCGGTATGGACTACAAGCCAGGAATGGCCCCTCCCACctcagctccagccccgcccACCACATCAGCAGACACCACCTCCTGTCCGTTCACCCTCGTTTCCCAGCAGGGTGAGCTGGTCAGGAAACTGAAAGCAGAGAAGGCACCCAAG GACCAGGTTGACGCAGCAATTAAACAGCTGCTTGTCCTGAAGGCAGAATACAAACAGGCCACAGGCCAGGAGTACAAGCCTGGAGCGGCCCCAGTAGAGAAAGCCTCCGCCCCAGTCCAGAAAGCCGCCGCCCCGGTCCAGAAGGCCGCCGCCCCAGTCCAGAACAACCCCAGCCCTGCCCCTGCTGCCACCGGCCTCTATGAGAAGGTTGCTGAGCAGGGAGAAGAGGTCAGGAAACTGAAAGTTGGAAAAGCACCCAAG GATCAGGTAGAGGCTGCAGTGAAGCAGCTGTTGGCTCTAAAGGCAGAGTATAAACAGCAGACTGGACAGGATTACAAACCAGGATTACAAGCCCCAGGTAGCCAAGCCAAGACCCAGTCCAGCCCCCCCTCGACCCAGTCCAGTTCTCCCCCGCAGGCCCAGGAGCTGTTCTCACAGGTGTCCCAACAGGGAGAGCTAGTGAGAAAGTTGAAGTCTGAGAAAGCCCCAAAG GATCAGGTGGAAGAAGCCGTGAAGGCTCTCCTGGACCTGAAGAGCCAGTACAAGACGCTTACTGGACAGGAGTACAAACCAGTGGCAGCTGCCGGAGCCACTGGAGGAGAGGACAAAAACCGCAAGGAGAGGGAGAACAAGTCTGAgaagcagggaggaggaggacaaggaggTGGGAAGAAGGGTAAAGGAGACAAAGCCGGCCAGGGCAAAGAGGCgtcaggaggagcaggaggatcAGGAGAGGGTCAAGGACCTAAGAAACAAACACG GTTGGGCTTGGAGGCCAAGAAAGAGGAGAACCTGGCTGACTGGTACTCTCAG GTCATCACTAAAGCAGAGATGATTGAGTACTACGATGTCAGCGGCTGCTACGTGCTGCGGCCCTGGGCCTACTCCATCTGGGAGGCCATTCAAGACTTCTTTAACCGGGAGATCAGGAAAATGGGAGTGGAGAACTGCTACTTCCCCATGTTCGTCTCTCAGGCTGCCCTGGagaaggaaaaaacacacatagaaGACTTTGCTCCAGAG GTTGCCTGGGTAACCCGGTCAGGGAAGACCGAGCTGGCAGAGCCCATTGCTGTCAGACCCACCAGTGAGACAG CGATGTACCCTGCCTACGCTAAATGGGTCCAGTCCCACAGAGACCTGCCAATCAAACTCAACCAGTGGTGTAACGTTGTG agatgGGAGTTCAAACACCCCCAGCCCTTCCTGAGGACAAGAGAGTTCCTGTGGCAGGAGGGACACACAGCCTATGCCACCAAAGAGGAGGCAGCTGAGGAG GTGCTTGAGATCCTGGATCTGTACGCCAGGGTGTACGAAGAGCTGATGGCGATCCCCGTGGTGAAGGGGAGGAAGACGGAGAAGGAGAAGTTTGCAGGAGGAGATTACACCACCACTGTGGAGGCATTCATCTCTGCCAGCGGCCGAGCCATTCAG GGTGCTACATCTCATCATCTCGGCCAGAACTTCGCCAAGATGTTTGAGATCATGTTCGAGGATCCGAAGAAGCCGGGTGAGAAACAGCTGGCTTACCAGAACTCCTGGGGAATCACAACCAGGACCATCGGTGTCCTCACCATGGTCCACGGAGACAACATGGGACTCGTATTGCCACCCAGGGTTGCCTGCCTGcag gTTGTTATCATCCCATGTGGGATCACTGCCACCCTGCCAGAGCCGGAGAAGGAGGCACTGTTGACCCAGTGCTCTAAATACCTGAAAAGGCTGCAGGCTGCCGGCATCAGGGTGAAGACTGACCTCCGAGACAACTACTCCCCAGGGTGGAAGTTCAACCACTGGGAGCTCAAG GGAGTTCCTATCCGTCTGGAAGTGGGTCCTAAAGATATGCAGCAGCGCCAGTGTGTCACAGTGAGGAGAGACTCGGGCGTGAAGACGACAATTCCAGAGGCTGAGGTGGAGAAGAAGCTGGTCGTCATGTTGGAGGACATCCAGACCAACCTGTTCAACAA AGCATCAGATGACCTGAAGAGAAACATGGTGCCTGCAGACACAATGGAACAGTTCCAGAAAGAGCTGGATCAGGGCAAG ATGGTCCAGATTCCGTTCTGTGGAGGAATCGAGTGCGAGGATTGGATCAAGAAAACCACTGCCAA GGACCAGGACCTGGAGCCTGGAGCTCCGTCCATGGGAGCCAAGAGCCTCTGTATCCCCTTCTCCCCTCTGAAGACGCTGCAGCCCGGTCAGATGTGTGTCAGCGGCAAGGAGCCTGCCCAGTACTACACTCTGTTTGGACGCAGCTACTGA